The following are encoded in a window of Carya illinoinensis cultivar Pawnee chromosome 15, C.illinoinensisPawnee_v1, whole genome shotgun sequence genomic DNA:
- the LOC122297572 gene encoding uncharacterized protein LOC122297572 isoform X3: MFDDGPVIDAVVWHDGEVWTAALDTHSLEDDLDSGKLYNIIPLTNHSSVEADITRGSLRSQTLPKQEASTASSKRTKLKAGSSIFWFSSFPKW, translated from the exons ATGTTTGACGATGGGCCTGTCATTGATGCCGTTGTGTGGCATGATGGAGAAGTATGGACAGCTGCTCTTGACACACACAGTCTTGAAGATGACCTGGATTCTGGGAAACTTTATAACATTATCCCCCTGACTAATCATAG tagcGTTGAGGCTGATATTACACGTGGATCGTTACGTTCTCAGACTCTGCCGAAGCAGGAGGCATCCACTGCATCGTCAAAACGCACTAAACTCAAAGCAG GTTCCAGTATTTTCTGGTTTTCCAGCTTCCCCAAATGGTGA
- the LOC122297572 gene encoding tripeptidyl-peptidase 2-like isoform X4 — MFDDGPVIDAVVWHDGEVWTAALDTHSLEDDLDSGKLYNIIPLTNHSVEADITRGSLRSQTLPKQEASTASSKRTKLKAGSSIFWFSSFPKW; from the exons ATGTTTGACGATGGGCCTGTCATTGATGCCGTTGTGTGGCATGATGGAGAAGTATGGACAGCTGCTCTTGACACACACAGTCTTGAAGATGACCTGGATTCTGGGAAACTTTATAACATTATCCCCCTGACTAATCATAG cGTTGAGGCTGATATTACACGTGGATCGTTACGTTCTCAGACTCTGCCGAAGCAGGAGGCATCCACTGCATCGTCAAAACGCACTAAACTCAAAGCAG GTTCCAGTATTTTCTGGTTTTCCAGCTTCCCCAAATGGTGA
- the LOC122297572 gene encoding protein ORANGE-GREEN, chloroplastic-like isoform X2: MEEGINGSQEPTKVRRLRIQQRIKSAELGILKEAQENELPNFPSFIPFLPPLSSANLKLYYATCSSLIAGIILFGGILAPSRKENITPIGSKISKHTKVEDANLKGPRRPPKQN, encoded by the exons ATGGAGGAG GGTATAAACGGAAGCCAGGAACCTACTAAG GTTCGAAGGCTGAGAATACAACAGAGGATTAAAAGTGCAGAACTTGGGATTTTAAAGGAAGCACAAGAGAATGAACTTCCTAATTTTCCATCATTCATTCCATTTTTGCCTCCTTTG AGTTCAGCAAACCTTAAGCTGTATTATGCCACCTGTTCTTCTCTTATTGCCGGGATTATCCTTTTTGGGGGCATTCTAGCACCTTCT AGGAAGGAGAATATTACTCCGATTGGCTCAAAGATCTCG aaaCACACTAAAGTGGAAGATGCAAACCTAAAAGGGCCTCGAAGACCTCCAAAACAGAATTGA
- the LOC122297572 gene encoding uncharacterized protein LOC122297572 isoform X1, producing the protein MFDDGPVIDAVVWHDGEVWTAALDTHSLEDDLDSGKLYNIIPLTNHRLCRSRRHPLHRQNALNSKQVPVFSGFPASPNGDFQMFPVMYPALVPSLNTLQNQEQINRGPAFMLFLFSHIR; encoded by the exons ATGTTTGACGATGGGCCTGTCATTGATGCCGTTGTGTGGCATGATGGAGAAGTATGGACAGCTGCTCTTGACACACACAGTCTTGAAGATGACCTGGATTCTGGGAAACTTTATAACATTATCCCCCTGACTAATCATAG ACTCTGCCGAAGCAGGAGGCATCCACTGCATCGTCAAAACGCACTAAACTCAAAGCAG GTTCCAGTATTTTCTGGTTTTCCAGCTTCCCCAAATGGTGATTTTCAGATGTTCCCAGTCATGTACCCTGCACTTGTACCAAGCTTGAATACTTTGCAAAATCAAGAACAGATTAATCGTGGGCCGGCATTTATGCTGTTCCTGTTTTCCCATATAAGatga